A region from the Azospirillum thiophilum genome encodes:
- a CDS encoding DUF6285 domain-containing protein produces the protein MINDDPGACDLVAIALRSFREAILPVIPADQRFTALMIANALGMAERELAAGASDEPALAAAVGTLLGEQGDLPALLPRLCTAIDAGHFDAPDRQAALRAVLADITRARLAVSNPKRLASERQEHGR, from the coding sequence ATGATCAACGACGATCCCGGCGCTTGCGACCTCGTCGCCATCGCGCTGCGCAGCTTCCGCGAGGCGATCCTGCCGGTGATCCCGGCCGACCAGCGCTTCACCGCGCTGATGATCGCCAATGCCCTTGGCATGGCCGAACGGGAGCTGGCCGCCGGTGCGTCCGACGAACCGGCGCTCGCCGCTGCCGTCGGGACGCTGTTGGGCGAGCAGGGCGATCTGCCGGCCCTGTTGCCGCGGCTCTGCACCGCCATCGACGCCGGACATTTCGACGCGCCCGACCGGCAGGCGGCCTTGCGCGCGGTGCTGGCGGACATCACGCGGGCAAGGCTGGCGGTGAGCAATCCCAAGCGTCTGGCATCCGAACGGCAGGAGCACGGCCGATGA
- a CDS encoding TetR/AcrR family transcriptional regulator has translation MDDMTVGTERMDGLQAFQARVDLSMEALCARILERHAATIRVKKPAVAIANLARIVETTLTLANRKGFHSMSLRDLAEQSGLSMGALYAYFDGKETLLMMILGQVVGAVEEVLGRPPAELAEEPAGRLRWLLETHLFLTETMHPWFVFAYMEAKAFPKEGRDLAVTSEMMTEGMIADALADGVARGLFSVPDVAMTAALIKPMLQDWYVKRAKHRRRGVTPELYARSVIAFVEAAVGLRAAYPATT, from the coding sequence ATGGACGATATGACGGTCGGGACGGAGCGGATGGACGGGTTGCAGGCGTTTCAGGCACGGGTTGACCTCTCGATGGAGGCTTTGTGCGCCCGTATCCTCGAACGCCATGCAGCCACCATCCGGGTGAAGAAGCCGGCGGTGGCCATTGCCAACCTCGCGCGCATCGTGGAAACGACGCTGACGCTGGCCAATCGCAAGGGCTTCCACTCCATGAGCCTGCGCGATCTGGCCGAGCAGTCGGGGCTGAGCATGGGGGCCCTCTACGCCTATTTCGACGGCAAGGAGACGCTGCTGATGATGATCCTGGGCCAGGTCGTCGGCGCCGTCGAGGAGGTGCTGGGCCGGCCGCCGGCCGAACTGGCGGAGGAGCCGGCCGGCCGGCTGCGCTGGCTGCTGGAAACCCACCTGTTCCTGACCGAGACCATGCATCCCTGGTTCGTCTTCGCCTATATGGAGGCCAAGGCCTTTCCCAAGGAGGGCCGCGACCTCGCCGTCACCAGCGAGATGATGACGGAAGGCATGATCGCCGACGCGCTGGCAGATGGTGTCGCCCGCGGCCTGTTCTCCGTGCCGGACGTCGCCATGACGGCGGCGCTGATCAAGCCGATGCTGCAGGACTGGTACGTGAAGCGCGCCAAGCACCGCCGCCGCGGCGTCACCCCGGAACTCTATGCCCGCTCGGTGATCGCCTTCGTCGAGGCGGCGGTGGGGCTGAGGGCCGCCTACCCGGCGACAACCTGA
- a CDS encoding IclR family transcriptional regulator yields MDIEQDDNQGADNQGVEKNGLSVRAVSRALAVLRSFYQEGPTLTLTEVASAAKLDKGTARRILLTLVQDGFAVFDAQSQKYSLGLEVLKLAGAVPERRDLRQIASTILSRLAKSTGSTVFLSVYHDGSAVCLDQFHSDRSVEVRWWIVGGQLPMNCGAAPRVLLAYLPESEVERVLARGTTRLTPHTTTDPGRLAAELEEVRERGWSMAVDDVIEGLAAIAMPLFDPDGRLIAAVSLTGLTPHIVRNGQPNFLDDIRGAVREISANLYSLSVPPLHRAARAQSAIGG; encoded by the coding sequence ATGGACATCGAACAGGACGACAACCAGGGCGCTGACAACCAAGGCGTGGAGAAGAACGGTCTCAGCGTCCGCGCCGTGTCGCGCGCATTGGCCGTGCTGCGCAGCTTCTATCAGGAAGGTCCGACGCTGACCCTCACCGAGGTCGCAAGCGCCGCGAAGCTCGACAAGGGGACGGCACGGCGCATCCTGCTGACCCTGGTGCAGGACGGCTTCGCCGTCTTCGACGCCCAGAGCCAGAAATACAGCCTGGGTCTGGAGGTATTGAAGCTGGCCGGTGCGGTGCCGGAGCGGCGCGACCTGCGCCAGATCGCGTCCACCATCCTGTCGCGGCTGGCGAAATCGACCGGCAGCACCGTGTTCCTGTCGGTCTACCATGACGGGTCGGCGGTGTGCCTCGACCAGTTCCACAGCGACCGGTCGGTGGAGGTGCGCTGGTGGATCGTCGGCGGACAGTTGCCGATGAATTGCGGGGCTGCGCCTCGCGTGCTGCTGGCCTATCTGCCGGAGTCGGAGGTCGAACGGGTGCTGGCCCGCGGCACCACCCGCCTGACCCCCCACACCACCACCGACCCCGGCCGACTGGCGGCGGAGTTGGAGGAGGTGCGGGAGCGCGGCTGGTCGATGGCGGTCGACGACGTCATCGAGGGGCTGGCGGCCATCGCCATGCCGTTGTTCGACCCGGACGGCCGGTTGATCGCCGCGGTCAGCCTGACCGGCCTGACCCCCCACATCGTTCGCAACGGCCAGCCCAACTTCCTGGACGACATCCGCGGCGCGGTGCGGGAGATCTCGGCCAACCTCTATTCGCTGTCGGTCCCGCCGCTGCACCGAGCCGCCCGCGCCCAGTCCGCCATCGGCGGCTGA
- a CDS encoding phosphotransferase family protein: protein MSGAAKPGPGSGSGLEPARKAALESWLAGQARARSVAVIDEGRLSGGAISLNLAVTLEIDGGPQEGRHACVLRTGSASGVSASLGKAEEAAVLRAVFAAGATVPEPLFVGADPVLLGAPFYIMRRAGGVAAGFRMVKSDEPRRDLARELGRQLGLIHRVRPGAAGLGFLARPEPTAALQAVADCRRWAGGYAATDPVLAYGLRWLERNAPPPSDLVLCHRDYRTGNYMVEDDRLTAIIDWEFAGWSDPMEDLGWFCAACWRFGRNDREAGGIADRADLYAGYEETAGRRVEPHAVAYWEAAACMRWAVIAIQQAQRHISGTEPSLELALTGRMLPEIEMDLLRQLDAVAASGTFQ, encoded by the coding sequence ATGAGCGGGGCCGCAAAGCCCGGCCCCGGCTCCGGCTCCGGCCTGGAGCCCGCCCGAAAGGCGGCGCTGGAATCCTGGCTGGCCGGACAGGCTCGGGCTCGGTCGGTCGCCGTCATCGACGAGGGACGGCTCAGCGGCGGCGCCATTTCGCTGAACCTCGCGGTGACGCTGGAGATCGACGGCGGGCCGCAGGAGGGCCGCCATGCCTGCGTGCTGCGCACCGGTTCCGCCTCCGGCGTGTCGGCCAGTCTGGGCAAGGCGGAGGAGGCCGCGGTTCTGCGTGCCGTCTTTGCCGCTGGTGCCACCGTGCCGGAACCGCTGTTCGTCGGGGCCGATCCCGTCCTGCTGGGCGCGCCCTTCTACATCATGCGGCGGGCGGGCGGCGTCGCCGCCGGCTTCCGCATGGTCAAGAGTGACGAGCCGCGACGCGATCTGGCCCGCGAGCTCGGCCGGCAGCTCGGCCTGATCCACCGGGTGCGGCCGGGTGCTGCCGGGCTTGGGTTCCTGGCCCGGCCCGAACCGACGGCGGCCCTGCAGGCCGTTGCGGATTGCCGCCGCTGGGCCGGCGGCTATGCCGCCACCGATCCGGTCCTGGCCTATGGCCTGCGCTGGCTGGAGCGGAACGCGCCGCCGCCGAGCGACCTCGTGCTGTGTCATCGCGACTACCGCACCGGCAACTACATGGTCGAGGACGACCGGCTGACCGCGATCATCGACTGGGAGTTCGCCGGCTGGTCCGACCCGATGGAGGATCTGGGCTGGTTCTGCGCCGCCTGCTGGCGCTTCGGCCGCAACGACCGCGAGGCCGGCGGCATCGCCGACCGTGCCGATCTCTATGCCGGCTACGAGGAGACGGCCGGGCGTCGCGTCGAGCCGCATGCCGTCGCCTATTGGGAAGCCGCGGCCTGCATGCGCTGGGCGGTCATCGCGATCCAGCAGGCTCAACGCCACATCTCCGGCACCGAACCGTCGCTGGAACTGGCCTTGACCGGGCGGATGCTGCCGGAAATCGAAATGGACCTGTTGCGGCAGCTCGATGCCGTCGCGGCCAGCGGAACTTTCCAATGA
- a CDS encoding alpha/beta fold hydrolase, whose translation MSTPHYVTIANTQMRVWRSGSGPDLLVLPGLIEAASVCADRLAFDLPGWTVTAVDLPGTGGSAGAAETGTEDIAGLARPIAEAAAALGLPSCPLLAFDLAAPLALAMRDAATGWRPDRVLLVDAAMAEGWMERGLRPTPLAARADGTHLAVLWAHLRDAHVLEPRDPRHPASAGAPLPGPMALDAMLRIAAAAPDRYETLWNLCLDAMPRIAAAGLPRADGMAAAIEALSAMTSGRPDAKPLPPTRPFADPARVWHDYADTPRGRVHLRRAGRGRPLLAFQSAPGSSAPLLPLLHGLSAEWEVIAPDYLGNGESDKPERAVDIGVLADDMLAVADALGLDGFDLWGTHTGALVALDLTVRHPERVGRAVLEAPVLIPPDFSADILDHYFPPLVADRWGLHLLQAWNMRRDMFLFWPWYRQERAAARAIGVPDATVLHDWTMGLLASGAHFDRSYRAAFRYDTRAALPRLTRPALICAGPADMLVEGLVEAERLAPAGTEVTPTPATVWYPGQGADAVQATIDRYATFLRGGPDGEIPHPVA comes from the coding sequence ATGTCGACACCCCACTACGTGACCATCGCAAACACCCAGATGCGCGTCTGGCGCAGTGGCTCCGGGCCGGATCTGCTGGTGCTGCCTGGCCTGATCGAGGCCGCCTCGGTATGTGCGGACAGGTTGGCCTTCGACCTGCCGGGCTGGACCGTCACCGCGGTCGATCTGCCGGGAACCGGCGGCTCGGCCGGCGCCGCCGAAACCGGGACCGAAGACATCGCAGGGCTGGCGCGCCCGATCGCCGAGGCCGCCGCTGCGCTGGGCCTGCCATCCTGCCCGCTGCTCGCCTTCGACCTTGCGGCGCCCTTGGCGCTCGCAATGCGGGATGCGGCGACCGGTTGGCGTCCCGACCGGGTGCTGCTGGTCGATGCGGCAATGGCGGAAGGCTGGATGGAGCGCGGCCTGCGCCCTACTCCGCTGGCAGCGCGCGCCGACGGCACCCATCTCGCCGTGCTCTGGGCACATCTGCGCGACGCCCATGTGCTGGAGCCGCGCGATCCCCGGCACCCGGCGTCGGCAGGCGCGCCCCTGCCCGGCCCGATGGCGCTGGACGCGATGCTGCGCATCGCCGCGGCTGCCCCGGACCGCTACGAAACTCTTTGGAACCTGTGCCTCGATGCAATGCCGCGCATCGCCGCTGCCGGCCTCCCGCGCGCCGATGGGATGGCAGCGGCAATCGAAGCTCTTTCGGCCATGACATCCGGACGACCGGATGCCAAACCCCTGCCCCCGACACGGCCCTTCGCCGATCCGGCGCGGGTCTGGCACGATTACGCCGACACGCCCCGCGGCCGCGTCCATCTGCGCCGCGCCGGGCGGGGCCGGCCGCTGCTCGCCTTCCAGTCGGCACCGGGATCGTCGGCGCCGCTGCTGCCGCTTCTGCACGGATTGTCGGCGGAATGGGAGGTCATCGCTCCCGACTATCTCGGCAACGGCGAATCCGACAAGCCGGAGCGCGCGGTCGATATCGGCGTGCTGGCGGACGACATGCTGGCGGTCGCCGACGCGCTGGGATTGGACGGCTTCGACCTGTGGGGAACCCACACCGGGGCACTGGTGGCGCTGGACCTGACGGTCCGCCATCCGGAGCGGGTCGGCCGCGCCGTCCTGGAAGCACCGGTGCTCATCCCGCCGGACTTCAGTGCCGACATCCTCGACCATTACTTCCCGCCGCTGGTCGCCGACCGTTGGGGGCTGCATCTGCTCCAGGCCTGGAACATGCGGCGCGACATGTTCCTGTTCTGGCCGTGGTACCGGCAGGAGCGTGCCGCTGCACGCGCCATCGGCGTCCCCGATGCGACGGTGCTGCATGACTGGACCATGGGCCTGCTGGCGAGCGGGGCCCATTTCGACCGCTCCTACCGCGCCGCCTTCCGCTACGACACCCGCGCGGCCTTGCCGCGCCTGACCCGGCCGGCCCTGATCTGCGCCGGTCCGGCCGACATGCTGGTCGAAGGGCTGGTGGAGGCCGAACGGCTGGCGCCGGCGGGAACCGAGGTGACGCCGACGCCAGCCACCGTCTGGTATCCCGGCCAGGGTGCGGACGCCGTGCAGGCGACGATCGACCGCTATGCCACCTTCCTGCGCGGCGGGCCGGATGGGGAAATTCCGCACCCCGTAGCATAG
- a CDS encoding acyl-CoA dehydrogenase family protein, with protein sequence MDFTLPPELDDYRRRVRAFVEDEILPVEADRANWDEHENIADAPLAALREKAKAAGLWTLQLPKELGGQGLPMVGVAACYEEMNRSIFGPVCFNAAAPDDGNMRLLGMVGTPFQMERWLAPIVEGRVRSAFAMTEPHPGSGSDPSMMKTRAERKGDRWVVTGRKWFITGADAAQHFILMARTSDDARKELTAFLFDKDQPGWRIERRIPIMGPEEHGGHCELIFDGLEIADENVLMKVGDGLKATQIRLGPARLTHCMRWTGLAKRCLEIAASYVKERESFGIPLAEHEGVQWMLGETAMQIEIGRLLTMKAAHALDSGSFARKEVSMAKVQVADTLFKAADTAIQLCGARGYSKDTVLEWIYRYARQAKLVDGASEVHKMVLSRSYLAEGDDFWGWR encoded by the coding sequence ATGGACTTCACCCTTCCCCCGGAGCTGGACGACTACCGCCGCCGCGTGCGCGCCTTCGTCGAGGACGAGATCCTGCCGGTCGAGGCCGACCGCGCCAACTGGGATGAGCATGAGAACATCGCCGACGCCCCGCTGGCGGCGCTGCGCGAAAAGGCGAAGGCCGCCGGCCTGTGGACCCTGCAACTGCCAAAGGAGCTTGGCGGCCAGGGTCTGCCCATGGTCGGTGTCGCCGCCTGCTACGAGGAGATGAACCGTTCCATCTTCGGGCCGGTCTGCTTCAACGCCGCCGCTCCCGACGATGGCAACATGCGTCTTCTCGGCATGGTCGGCACGCCGTTCCAGATGGAACGCTGGCTGGCGCCCATCGTCGAGGGCCGGGTGCGCAGCGCGTTCGCCATGACCGAACCGCATCCCGGCAGCGGCTCCGACCCGTCGATGATGAAGACGCGGGCGGAGCGCAAGGGCGACCGCTGGGTCGTCACCGGACGCAAATGGTTCATCACCGGGGCCGATGCGGCGCAGCATTTCATCCTGATGGCGCGCACGTCGGACGATGCGCGCAAGGAGCTGACCGCCTTCCTGTTCGACAAGGATCAGCCGGGCTGGCGCATCGAGCGCCGCATCCCGATCATGGGTCCGGAAGAGCATGGCGGCCATTGCGAGCTGATCTTCGACGGGTTGGAGATCGCGGACGAGAATGTCCTGATGAAGGTCGGCGACGGGCTGAAGGCGACGCAGATCCGCCTTGGCCCTGCGCGGCTGACCCATTGCATGCGCTGGACCGGGCTCGCCAAGCGCTGCCTGGAGATCGCCGCGTCCTACGTGAAGGAGCGCGAGAGCTTCGGCATCCCGCTGGCCGAGCATGAAGGCGTGCAGTGGATGCTGGGCGAGACCGCGATGCAGATCGAGATCGGCCGGCTGCTGACCATGAAGGCCGCCCATGCGCTCGACAGCGGCAGCTTCGCCCGCAAGGAGGTCTCGATGGCCAAGGTTCAGGTCGCCGACACGCTGTTCAAGGCGGCCGACACGGCGATCCAGCTCTGCGGCGCGCGCGGCTACTCCAAGGACACGGTGCTGGAATGGATCTACCGCTACGCCCGGCAGGCCAAGCTGGTCGACGGCGCGTCCGAGGTTCACAAGATGGTGCTGAGCCGCAGCTATCTCGCCGAGGGTGACGATTTCTGGGGCTGGCGATGA
- a CDS encoding SDR family NAD(P)-dependent oxidoreductase, which translates to MSVTIDLKGRTALVTGASSGLGRHFAGVLARAGAHVALAARRTDALAETRSAIEAAGGSATIVAMDVTDPASVTAAVGEAWQALGRIDILVNNAGVTATRPFLDMGEEEWDRVIDTNLTGCARVARVVARRMREDGQGGAIVNIASILGMRVAGHVSSYIAAKAGLLHLTKAMALELARHDIRVNALCPGYVETELNADFFTSDAGKALVKRIPQRRLGRLQDLDMPLLLLASDAGAYMTGSVLAVDGGHLVSSL; encoded by the coding sequence ATGAGCGTCACCATCGACCTGAAGGGCAGGACGGCTCTGGTCACCGGCGCGTCGAGCGGTCTTGGCCGCCATTTCGCCGGTGTGCTCGCGCGGGCAGGCGCCCACGTCGCGCTGGCTGCCCGGCGGACGGATGCGCTGGCCGAAACCCGTTCTGCCATCGAGGCGGCGGGCGGTTCCGCGACAATCGTCGCCATGGACGTCACCGATCCGGCTTCCGTCACCGCAGCGGTGGGAGAGGCATGGCAGGCGCTGGGCCGCATCGACATCCTGGTCAACAATGCCGGTGTCACCGCGACGCGCCCCTTCCTCGACATGGGCGAGGAGGAGTGGGACCGGGTGATCGACACCAACCTGACCGGCTGCGCCCGCGTCGCCCGCGTGGTGGCCCGGCGCATGCGCGAAGACGGGCAGGGCGGGGCCATCGTCAACATCGCCTCCATCCTCGGCATGCGGGTTGCCGGCCATGTCTCGTCCTACATCGCCGCCAAGGCCGGGCTGCTGCATCTGACCAAGGCGATGGCGCTGGAACTTGCCCGCCATGACATCCGCGTCAACGCGCTCTGCCCCGGCTATGTCGAAACCGAGCTGAACGCCGACTTCTTCACCAGCGACGCCGGCAAGGCGCTGGTCAAGCGCATTCCGCAGCGTCGGCTCGGCCGGCTGCAGGATCTGGATATGCCGCTGCTGCTGCTGGCCTCGGATGCCGGCGCCTACATGACCGGATCGGTCCTTGCCGTCGACGGCGGCCATCTGGTCTCTTCCCTGTAA
- a CDS encoding class I adenylate-forming enzyme family protein, translating into MAWPEGTGVPKRRELLFGTRLVPCYSERPATIDALFRAAVARRPDGEALVDGERRYSYSRLDGLVTRAAATLVAQGARAGDRMALVLSNRAEFLIALLAAVRAGIVAVPVSAREQRPGIAGILNDCGASILVHDATLAERMPTAAEVPSIVTRLSVGGAVDGCRPFEDLLETDGPVPRFDHPQGEEDTAVILYTSGTTGKPKGALLAHVNIIHSAMHFEECWDYREGERAVLAVPASHVTGLVAVVMAMIRVAGCTVMMPAFDVAGFLDLASRERMTTTVLVPAMYNLCLLRADFSRYDLSAWRIGGFGGAPMPEATVEAMAERLPDLHLLNAYGSTECATIISVVPIGHTRACLDSVGMCVPCGDLRIVDERGRECPPGATGEVWIRGPMTIRGYWNREDATRDGFVDGYWRSGDIGSLDAAGYLRLFDRKNDVINRGGHKIYSVEVENLLVRHPDVVEAAVVAHPDPVLGEKIHVFVISKSGGLTENGVRDFCRANLAEYKVPDYVTLLGDALPRNANGKVTKRVLRDQVVAG; encoded by the coding sequence ATGGCCTGGCCGGAAGGAACGGGCGTTCCCAAACGGCGCGAGCTGCTTTTCGGCACGCGTCTCGTACCATGCTACAGCGAGCGTCCCGCCACCATCGATGCCCTGTTCCGCGCCGCCGTCGCCCGGCGGCCGGATGGTGAGGCGTTGGTGGACGGGGAGCGCCGCTACAGCTACTCGCGGCTGGACGGGCTGGTGACGCGCGCCGCGGCCACCCTGGTCGCGCAGGGTGCGCGGGCCGGCGACCGCATGGCGCTGGTCCTGAGCAACCGGGCGGAATTCCTGATCGCGCTGCTTGCGGCGGTCCGCGCCGGCATCGTCGCGGTGCCGGTCAGTGCACGTGAACAGCGGCCTGGCATCGCCGGCATCCTGAACGACTGCGGCGCATCCATCCTCGTCCATGATGCGACCCTGGCCGAGCGCATGCCGACGGCGGCGGAGGTGCCGTCAATCGTTACCCGCTTGTCGGTCGGCGGCGCCGTCGACGGCTGCCGCCCTTTCGAGGATTTGCTGGAGACGGACGGTCCGGTCCCACGCTTCGACCATCCGCAGGGGGAGGAGGACACGGCGGTCATCCTCTACACCTCCGGCACCACCGGCAAGCCGAAGGGCGCGCTGCTGGCCCATGTGAACATCATCCATTCCGCCATGCATTTCGAGGAATGCTGGGACTATCGCGAGGGCGAGCGGGCGGTGCTGGCGGTCCCGGCCTCGCACGTCACCGGACTGGTCGCCGTGGTCATGGCGATGATCCGCGTCGCCGGCTGCACGGTGATGATGCCGGCCTTCGACGTCGCCGGTTTCCTCGACTTGGCGAGCCGGGAGCGCATGACCACCACGGTGCTGGTGCCGGCGATGTACAATCTCTGCCTGCTGCGCGCCGATTTCAGCCGCTACGACCTGTCGGCCTGGCGGATCGGCGGCTTCGGCGGCGCTCCGATGCCGGAAGCGACGGTGGAGGCGATGGCCGAACGGCTGCCCGACCTGCATCTGCTGAATGCCTATGGCTCGACCGAATGCGCCACCATCATCAGCGTGGTTCCCATCGGCCATACCCGGGCCTGCCTGGATTCGGTCGGCATGTGCGTGCCCTGCGGCGATCTGCGGATCGTCGACGAACGGGGCCGCGAATGCCCGCCGGGCGCGACCGGAGAGGTCTGGATCCGCGGCCCCATGACCATCCGCGGCTATTGGAACCGTGAGGACGCCACCCGGGACGGCTTCGTCGACGGCTATTGGCGCTCCGGCGACATCGGCTCGCTGGATGCGGCGGGCTATCTGCGGCTGTTCGACCGGAAGAACGACGTCATCAACCGCGGCGGCCACAAGATCTACAGCGTCGAGGTCGAGAACCTGCTGGTCCGCCACCCCGACGTGGTGGAGGCGGCGGTGGTCGCTCATCCTGACCCGGTGCTTGGCGAGAAGATCCATGTCTTCGTCATCTCCAAGTCGGGAGGGCTGACAGAAAACGGTGTGCGCGATTTCTGCCGTGCCAATCTCGCCGAATACAAGGTGCCCGATTACGTCACGTTGTTGGGCGACGCGCTGCCGCGCAACGCCAACGGCAAGGTGACCAAGCGGGTACTGCGCGATCAGGTTGTCGCCGGGTAG
- a CDS encoding histidine phosphatase family protein: MSLFPPLAGTVARRRLYLLRHGHVTYYDADGKPLNPKLAALTGRGREEAQAAAALLAGVPLDRVLCSGLARTRQTAEPIAERHGLAVEHHPAFLEIRAGRLSGIPKESREAAYVYGFETATEGGLFAGGDGFAAVRDRAVSAIEALVRQPGWTHLALVAHDGVNRMLLAWACGAGLSALSTFEQDYGCINIVDIDVKEGRILRRMIRAVNVTPANPVKIGLHRSSLEEAFGPLLDLD; this comes from the coding sequence ATGAGCCTGTTCCCGCCGCTGGCCGGCACGGTCGCGCGCCGTCGCCTCTACCTGCTGCGCCACGGTCACGTCACCTATTACGATGCCGACGGCAAACCACTGAACCCGAAGCTTGCCGCGCTGACCGGGCGCGGGCGGGAGGAGGCGCAGGCAGCCGCGGCGCTGCTGGCCGGGGTGCCGCTCGACCGCGTGCTGTGTTCCGGCCTCGCCCGCACGCGGCAGACGGCCGAACCGATTGCCGAACGGCATGGCCTGGCCGTGGAGCATCATCCGGCATTCCTGGAAATCCGTGCCGGCCGGCTATCCGGGATTCCGAAGGAAAGCCGCGAAGCCGCCTATGTCTATGGCTTCGAAACCGCGACGGAGGGCGGGCTGTTCGCCGGTGGCGACGGCTTCGCCGCCGTGCGTGACCGGGCGGTCTCCGCCATCGAGGCTTTGGTGCGGCAGCCGGGCTGGACCCATCTGGCGCTGGTCGCTCATGACGGCGTGAACCGCATGCTGCTGGCCTGGGCCTGCGGGGCCGGCCTATCGGCGCTGTCGACCTTCGAGCAGGATTACGGCTGCATCAACATCGTCGACATCGACGTGAAGGAAGGCAGGATTCTCCGCCGCATGATCCGTGCGGTGAACGTGACGCCCGCCAACCCGGTGAAGATCGGCCTGCACCGCAGCAGCCTGGAGGAGGCGTTCGGCCCCCTGTTGGACCTGGACTGA
- a CDS encoding MBL fold metallo-hydrolase — protein sequence MQTIALGAFTVTRIEEMLTPGFDPGFLFPNYDDAILDKHPELAEPNFLDPASRRLMSSMHSWLIRTDRHVILVDTGCGNHKERHTPGFERFHMLEKPYLRHLADAGVQPEDVTLVINTHLHIDHVGWNTQLVDGRWVPTFPNARYIYGAQEFAHWRSPEGGLVGMPGNGPVMEDSVLPVWEAGQVELIGDGDSILEGLSVELAPGHTAGQMFVRLESGHHAAYFTGDCLHQPMQVCRPDWNSRFCEDQAQAVATRRRLLSHAADRNALVFPAHFGAPHTGYVRRSGEDFRFVPLDQA from the coding sequence ATGCAAACCATCGCCCTGGGTGCGTTCACGGTCACGCGGATCGAGGAAATGCTGACGCCGGGCTTCGATCCCGGCTTCCTGTTTCCGAACTACGACGACGCGATCCTGGACAAGCACCCCGAACTGGCCGAACCGAATTTCCTCGACCCGGCGTCACGGCGCCTGATGTCGAGCATGCATTCCTGGCTGATCCGCACCGACCGCCATGTGATCCTGGTGGATACCGGCTGCGGCAACCACAAGGAGCGGCACACGCCAGGGTTCGAGCGGTTCCACATGCTCGAAAAGCCCTATCTCCGGCATCTCGCGGACGCAGGCGTACAGCCGGAAGACGTGACGCTGGTCATCAACACCCATCTGCACATCGACCATGTCGGCTGGAACACCCAGCTGGTCGACGGACGCTGGGTTCCGACCTTCCCCAACGCCCGCTACATCTATGGCGCGCAGGAGTTCGCGCACTGGCGCAGCCCCGAAGGCGGACTGGTGGGCATGCCGGGCAATGGCCCGGTGATGGAGGACAGCGTCCTGCCGGTGTGGGAGGCCGGACAGGTCGAGCTGATCGGCGACGGCGACAGCATCCTGGAGGGGCTGTCGGTCGAGCTCGCCCCCGGCCACACCGCCGGGCAGATGTTCGTCCGGCTGGAGTCCGGCCACCATGCGGCCTACTTCACCGGCGATTGCCTGCACCAGCCGATGCAGGTGTGCCGTCCCGACTGGAACAGCCGCTTCTGCGAGGACCAGGCCCAGGCGGTGGCGACGCGCCGCCGGCTGCTGAGCCACGCCGCCGACCGCAACGCCCTGGTGTTCCCCGCCCATTTCGGCGCTCCGCATACCGGCTACGTCCGCCGTTCCGGCGAGGATTTCCGGTTCGTGCCGCTCGACCAAGCTTGA